One Carya illinoinensis cultivar Pawnee chromosome 5, C.illinoinensisPawnee_v1, whole genome shotgun sequence genomic window, TTAGAGTCAAAGACAGCCGATTGCTCTCAAGAATGAATTCTACGCAATTAAACTCTCCTTGCCACCCAAAAGGATCAGGGAGAACTAGATTGTATGTGAAACATTACcggaagaaataataaataaatggaacACCTACTTCTATTCAACCTATAAGCCACAAAACTGTAGAACTAATATCCTCAAAGAACAATTGCAACCTTCTCCGGGGAAACATACGAAGAAGGATGGGCAATCAGGGGCTCATAGTGATCAGCTCCAGCACCACACCAGCCTGCAAGTACAAATGCTTACAATTGGATCTAAAGGGATGACATAAAAATGAAGCAGAGGCTGAGTAGCAAAACCAGAAGAAAAAGGGAATGCCAGAATTGTGCGGGCATGACAGAATAACAACTCTATATGAAGTGATGGGTGGGTACGAGGAGCACATAGGAAATTAATCAGGAGTCATACctaaatgaaaattaatcaCCACCAAAATGCATTTATATAAAGATTCCCTTACCTGTTCCTttcatgaaaaggaaaaagggaggTTCACAAATTTGACTCCTAGGACGATGTGGGAGGAAGAATACACAATTTTCTTCCTCAACCATAGCATCTGATCCATGTGCTTGCACCTATaagaaatgaattaatacaAGGAAGCTTAATTAATGATGATTCATGGTGtgtatataataacatataagatGTATCACAGTTGATCAACTTTAGCAGTGAAAACTACTTGACAATATATAGtagatttaaaataatatgcCTAGACGACCAACGATCAGGTACTTCAAATGAAAATTCTACAAGACAACTGAACTAAAGACACCCTTTTACTTTCCATTATGTTTGTTTAGCGATGCGTATACTcgaagataaataaattatagtatagtaGCTAGAGGCAGTGACTTGGTCGTGTGACAGTGATGGAGGTTGCCACGGCGGCTGGCAGTGGTGACAGGCGGTAGAGTCTCTTTGAAGGCAATGGCAATAATGGTAGTGATGTAGGAATAGTAAttgtattgttaaaaaaaataaagagtaattgCAGTTGCTCTAAGAATGGTAATGTTAGTAGTATTTATACCATTTTCAGTAGGTAAACAAGAAATTTTTTacaccttatatatataatctgaaaatttgattttcaatcTTGAGTACCAAATTCCACGAAATTTTGAAATAACTctcccaaacaaataaatagaaaGGAAATCCCAAAATTGCAGACAGCCACGAAAGAAAGATGCACAGGCCAGATCAGCCTGCCGCTTATTTATCCATTCCACTTTCAGATGGTGGAGCAGCACCAAAAGGAGTGAGCTTTTAAGATTAGGATGCGAGAGGACCTACCTAATAAACTCTCGTCCAAACAAAGAACTAATGGTTATTATCAAAGGCTTATGGCTGAAGACAAGTTAACAACACATGGAAAGTAAGAAAATTGGTGCCCTTCAAGCAAACAGACAAATTGCACATATCACATAActttgataaaaaattaaaaaaaaaaaaaaaacaattggaaATGCATAACAGCTGGAACTAACAAGTTGACTACAATAACCAGAGTTCCAATCACATGCCTGATCTATTCCTCAACAAGTGACCTTACAACTGTGAGATATCACATGGCACTATTAAATATAGCGTAGAAAGTAGCACATCTAAAACATGTTCCTAACCAGATTACGAAACTTTAGTATCATTCCAAACAACAAAACTTCAAGATCCAAGGCAGGATTGTGAAGGTTTATAATCAattagtaaatataattatCCTAATCAAATTGCAATCGAACTAAGCAAAAAAAGACAGAATCCGTGTAAGGACAAAACGTTATTCCTTACCACGTATATTTCCCTCTTGAACTCCGTTGCAAGACATTCTATTGCTATATCATCTCCGAAAGCTGCAGCATGACCTTCCCTATTCTCATCTACAGATAATAGACCCTCCTCAGTATACTGCAATGTGATGATATCATATTCATCATCAGATGAACCAGAGATCGACATGTATTTGGCCCAATTGGGGCCATCATTCACCGGAATACATCTCTCTTTGTAAATAGACTCCGCCGCCACCTCTCTTCAAATCAGAAATGTAAGCCCGTCAAAAATACAAGCAAAATATACGCCACCAAAATCCGGAAAAAGACATGCGCAATTCAACAATGTAGTCTGTTATATATTTGCAAACAACTAAACCACAAAATCGTTCTTTTAATGCAATGAAACAGTCAGCATACATGCACCATAAAATAACACCAAAACTGTTAAATTGGTGAAtgggaaaattgaaaaagaaagcatgttaaattctaaaaatacgaAAGAGATTTCCTTGATTCAAGAATCATTACGGATAAAGAGATTTCTGAACCAACATTTGCGTGAGCAGAAGCAATTAGATCTAAAATACTTGAtatcaaaacaaatagatcCAAGATTTTTTTTCGAAGAAACCTTTGCATGCCAAGCTGAACCAGCTCGTCAATGGCGGAATCCAAAGCCAAGCGATCCGGTTTCTTGGCCAGCAACTTAAGTTCCTGAACCACGTGGATCCCCCACCCGTTCTTCAGATCGGGCGCGTACATGTGCCTAATCACCTCGTCGATGGCCTCCTTCTCCTCCGTCGTGGCAGATCCGCAATCCTCCAAAAAACGACTCGCCGTACGCCTCCGCAACTCTCGCGCGTCTACCTCACGCGCCGACCCCGGCCCGGCCATGGCCTTCTGCGACGCCGTGAAGAGGCAGTTCCCATCTGCCGATACCTCACCTCCGTGCGACAGACGGAACACGACCGAGGTCGAGGACAACTCATCCTCGGGACGCTTCCAGAGGACCCCCTTGGCGTGAAGTCCCTGGAGGTGGCGCTTCAGCTGGTCCTCCAATCCATGAACGTCGTCCCAAGCGGTGGTCGTCGTGGTGGTTTGGTCAACGAGATCTATGGCGTCGATTGCATCTAGAGAAGCTGGAGAAGGCTTTGGATCCCTCCACGGACGGTTCGGTGATGAGTTTTGAAATGTCTCCGCAACGGTGGTCGAATCACATAGCAGTTTCCCCATTGCccacttttcttttccttttctttttcaaaatcttattcttttcaattctttttctactctctcttcctcttcctcttctctagTTCTTCAACGGGGTAGGGAGGAGTTTCAGAAAAGAGACGCGGTAGGGTTAACGGATAGATGTAAGAAGCGGGAGAATTTATACACGTGTCAAAATCTGGGGGGGAGGTCCCCTCTGACCGTGTGGGGAGGAGCCGCTAACGTGAGCATGTGGACAAATACCAGCGAACCTGAGCcagatataaaatatataaatataaatataatattcccGAATAGAAGTCGCTGGTTTAGGTTCTGTTCTGAGTtggtaaataattaatttattgcttttatttatattttcttcatttttatgcCTCCCAAAAAAACGTTATGGGATTGGTCCAGGAAAAAATCTATACAATCTCACAACATTCcaacttcttatttttttttaattttataatattttttttaaatttattttttttaaattaatttaattattttattcattatttatatattaaatatttgataaaaaataaaataataaaaattaaaaaaaatgtgaggtGTTGGAGTGTTGAGAAGTTATGTAGCAAAACCCCTCAGCCAGTAATATCTTTGGCCCGTCAAGTACAAGAACCAATCATAGAGTGACAACTCATCCTGACATATGTGGCACACTCCCTTGGTAAGTTCAGCGGGTTTTGCTACATAACCTCCCAACATCTCAatactttactttttttttaatttttattattttatttttatcaaatatttaatatataaataatgaataaaataattaaattaatttaaaaagaataaattcaaaaaaaaatattaaaaaatttgaaaaaatgtagGATGTTGGAGTATTGAAagattgtgtagattttttctaaGTTCGGCTACCTACGACGCCCAAAAGGGCAGGGGTAGCCTCTCACAAACACGACGTCGTACTCATCCccatcaaattaaattaatcactcGTAGCGGTAGGATAATAGAAACCGATggagattattatattttagacgTTTCCTGTcttgaataaagaaaaagaaaaaacgttTCCTGTCTTTAACGTTGACCATTTTATCATTCGTTACCGCCAAGTAATGATGATCCAAATTGGAGTGCTGAGGCAACAATGGAATATTGAGaatttgagataagataaattgaatttgagatgagttgacccaacaaccaaacacaacgaATTACCTACTTATGCATGTTCCACATTCCACTTAGGTCTCTTGTCCTTTCTATATCTAGTTCTTCTACATCTTTCTCGTTGCTGAACTAATGGAGacaaaagagaatgaaaatggCAATAAAGTCCAGCACCAAAATTGAGAAACAAAGTATTCTATTCACATCCGAAATTGATGGTAAGATCATGCCCATAGGTGGCGTGATCCCAATTTAACATACTTGCATGCTAAATTGGTGTTAATTCAGCAACTCACTTCAGGCCATATATTATTCGACAAATATCATGCTTATATATGATCTAGTAAATCACAATACTTTCTAGTTATAAGTAAATCACAATAGTTATATCTaatccattttttaaaaattaaaagaaaaatgacaacTCAAATATAATTATCCGATTAAAGTCATCCTAATATCCCATCCATCGTGATGTGTTTTATTATTAGGCCTCATGTGGAtagttagatgagatgagatgatatgtgaataatagtaaaatgatttgagttaagacgttttatgaaaaattagaaagaaaatttggataaaaaaaattataaagttaaaatattgttataatataaattatatcttttatttgaatatttgaaaaagtcgaattattttttgtgttttgttgaaaatttttaaaaaattgtaatgattaggtgaaaaatttgaatatttgaaattaaaaaatatttatatttgtgttgtttggagattaagatgagattaaataagataaaatgaaaaaatcttgCCATTCAAACGagatctttatatataaatatatattgggaGATTTTGGGAGGGTGATCGAACCTAAGACCtctctttatcatttttcactTGTTCATTCATGTTGACAAGAAGATGGTGGAGGACCTAGATGGGTTGTACAAACGTTTATCCTTGACTGAATAGGAAGAAAATGGTTGTTGAAGCTAGCAAATTGGAAGATATTTCTCTGTGCAAAGGTAAGGGTTTGGTAATGTCTCTATTCACTGACAAACATTATAATCGTGAAGCGTTTAAACTGACGATGAAGAGAGCTTGGCATTCAATGCGAGGAGTTCGTTTTCATGATATTAATGCCAATCTCTATCTTGTTGAATTTGACAATCTGCAAGATAAGGAACGGGTGTTGAGGGAAGGACCTTGGTCCTTTGATAAGCATTTAGTGTTGGCGCAGGAGGTAGATGGTAGCAAGCAAGTGCATCAAATCAAGATTCAGAAGGCTATATTCTAGGTACAGGTTCATGACCTTCCGTTGAGAGCTCGAAATGAATTGTGAGGGGTCATATATGCTGGAAAATTGGGGATGTTGTAAAGGTGGATTTGGATAAAGGGGAGTTGGCGTGGGGGGAATTTCTACAAGTACGAGTTACACTAGATGTCAGGAAACCTCTGTTAAGGGGCACTAAATTTTTCATGGGAGATGGGGAGTCATGTTGGGTGAGATTCTCTTATGAGAGATTGCCCAATTTCTGTTACTTCTATGGTTACTTGGGGCATGGGGATAAGGATTGCGGACTGTGACAGATCAATCCTCATGCTGAAAATAAGGATTCTCTCTCATATGAGCTTTGGTTAAGAGCGTCTAGCTATGGTGATCAATTCTGTGAGGGTCGTCCATGGAAAAAATGTGATAGTTTCAGAACTGGCAGATGTGTTCCTCCACTAGCTGGTGTAGAGTCAGGAGGCTTTGGGGTGGCTGATAAAAGTGGGTTAACGGCTTCTGATTGTTTGGCGCACGGCATGGATGTAGGAATAAATGCCACTGATGTTTATGCAAATTCCGTGGGGCGTATTGGAAGAATCTATGGAAACTGTTGTCGAATGAGGCATGACTTTAGGGACCGTTGCAGAAGGTATTCAAATAGGTGAAGATATTCAATATGCGAGACTTTAGGGACCGTTGACTTCTCAACGAGATCTTAGTTGCTGAATAAGGACTTTTCAAAACCTGCAGAGGAGGCTAGGCCTCGAGAGATGGAAGGGCCAAATTAGTCTAGGCCCTATTCAGTCTGAACGACCGAATGGGTTCACTAGTAGAAAGTGGAAATGCTAGTCGTTTCTTCAAAGCCCTATCCATTATGATAATAGTGCCCTAAAATGGCTTCCCCTTTCTAAAAAGAGAAAGGGTCTAAAAAGCGACGAAGCAAGCGAAGGAAGGCATGCGAAATGAGGTGTTTCCGATGGAGGTCAAGTGGTGGTTGATACTGGATCAATGGTTCAAACCAGACTAGCGGCTGTTAATATTGGATCGGCAATGGCTGTTGAGCAGCACTGCCGTTGCCAATAAAGATCATCAACCGGAATGTTCGTGGACTTGGGAACCTACCGGGCATTCGATCCCTCTGTGATCTTGTGAAGATGGAAGCTCCCAAAATCCTGTTCTTGCAAGAGACTCGTCTGAAGGCATATAAATTCGAGGTATGTAAGTTTTGATTAGGTTTTGCAAACTGTTTAATGGTTGATTGTCGTGGTAGGAGGGGGGACACTGCTTTGTTGTGGAGTAGGGATGTCAACCTTTCGATTCTTAATTATTCTCACTGTCATATTGATGCAATAATTGAAAATGACCCTAAGAAAGGATCATGGTTCTTTGCTGGGGTTTATGGCTTTCTCGAAATTAGCCAAAGGTTTAGAACTTGGGAGTTGTTATGTTCACTAGGTAGACACAATGGTGAACCTTGGTTGGTGATAGgcgattttaataaaattttatatcatcatgaaatttttttttggggggtggggggcAGGGAGGGGAGGCAACGACCTAATTGGCAAATTTCTACTTTTAGAAATGTGGTGAATGACTGTGCTTTAAGGGATTTGGGTTTTAGGGGGAACAAATTTACTTGGAGCAATAGGAGGGAAGCGCCTCAATGTACTATTGAGAGGCTAGACAGAGCACTGGCGAATATTCACTGGTGGGGTAAGTTCCCCAACGCCTCTGTTACACAAATTTGGAGGCTTATTCAAACCATATTTCAATATGGATCAACAATGAGGGGGAAGGACGATTTTCTCGTCATATAAGACAGTTCAAGTTTGAAGAAATATGGGTTGGGGAACAATCTTGTGAAGATATTATCAAGTCAATCTAGAGGAGAGGAGATGGGGGACTTGGCATGCTTGATATAATGAGTAAGATTAAGGAGTGTGGAGGTCAACTTGATAGTTGGAATAAACACAATTTTGGTAATGTGCGAAAGCAACTACATTTGGCTAGGCAACATATGGAGCTGCTGAATGCCTCCAATCCAATAGGGAAATTTTCAACAGATCATGAGAGGACTCAGGAGGAGGTGTAGAAATGGTTGGAGATGGATGAGGTGATGTGGCACCAAAAGTCCAAAGTATTGTAGCTAAAGGAGGGTGATAAAAATTCAAAGTACTTTCATATGAAGGCATATCAAAGGAGAAGGAAAAACAGATTTGAAAGAGTTAAGGATGAGGGAGGGACTTGGCAGTTTGGTGAACAAAGGGATAGGGTTCTATTAAACTATTTTGATAATCTCTTTACTAGTTCCAATCCTTGGGGTTCGACTATTTTTTAGATCCTCTTGCCTCTCGAGTAACACCTGTTATGAATGAAGAGCTGAGTCTGCGATACACTGAAGCTAAAGTGCTCACTGCTTTGTCTGATATGAATCCATCTACTACTTCTGGCCCTAATGGAATGTCTCcagttttctttcaaaaatactGGCATATGGTGGGGTCCTCTAGGGGTGTTCAAACCGGTACCGGACCGGATATCTGGGTATACTCGGCCCGGAAACCAGATCTAAAATCCGGAGCGGGTTCCAGACCGGATTAGCCCGGGTtttaatccgggccgaaacccagaTGAACCGAGTTTTCACAACCCGAAAATCCGGGTTCCAGAATgaacccggtttttttttttttaacaaaaacatatattactaaattttttcaagaaaatagataatgttgaaaacttgaaaggcctaatttttttttttttttaacctatattctacaacaattttttcaagaaaaaatattgcaaagcataatttcttttaatatataaagtcaaaatataattaaattctgttcaagtcatgttgaacattgtccataataataaaatatatcaaaatggaaaactaaatttaatgtaaaaaataactaaagttagaaacaaaaatttatCATGCATGATGCatctaaagaaaagaaattcaatatttatcatgtaaaatgcatgcaacacatAATGCAATTAACTACTTAttacatcatttggtatttatgtattacattacaaaatacaaaattacaatatataaaaattacatatctaATGGTCCTGTTTTACTACAGGACACATGAAAATCACATATCTATGGTCTTTTTGCAAGCTATAGTAATTTCCCATAGCACACCTGCATGTCCATTCAAAAGGAAATAATGTCAAcaaataatacaataaaaatattctaagcTGCAAATAATGTcaacaaattatacaataagCAAATAGATCAACCTTAGTCTGCACAAATCATACAATTAATGGTTAGTTCAAAAGAAGAGATAACATGACCAATAATATAAACTTGTAGTAGTAAATGATACACCTCTTAGTAATTGTATCTCTGTTTGTTTCCCCTAAACTTGTCAgtattcttgaaattgaaaatttgttatatatCCCCCCGAGAGCACCAGCTAGATATTGGAATCATACCTGAAACTGACATGTTAGAATGTATACAAACTAAGGCATGTGATAaatttatgtaatatattaacctgagcattttctatttttaatttttggagcTCATCTTGAGCATGTATAAGCCTACAAGTAACAAAGAAAGGATCAAGTAATGTTAGCCGTCAAGTGTGATTTAATCACTGAGTCTGCATGTGGTGCATCGATGTTAATACCTCCATTGCAACTCAGCTATTTCATGAAGCAACTCCTTCTCTCTGTCATGAGCTGCTTCAAGCTGCAATCAAATATCAAAATCCGTACAATCAAACTAAAGCACAATTTCTCATTATACAACTAGAAGCAAGAAGCACGCTAATTGCATTTTCAAATCGTTAACATGAGGGATGAAGTCTGGCCATAGTCGCCAAGGGTTGAATGTGACAAACCAACATTCTTTTAATTTAGGATAAATTACAAAAGCTTTCACCTCCAAACTACCCAGAGCATTTGAAACCTTCTCTCATCAACACAAGAATGATGAGTTGTTTCGTTCCATTTGCCATCTCAAATCACACAAGCTTTTGTGAGCTACCAGGGATTGAGGTTTCCAACCAAACCCAGGTAAGGTTAGATTAGGCTTGAGAGTTTACTAAGTCAACTTAGAATaataacttatttatatttacacCTAGTAGTAAATAAATGGGAATTTCAATATCTTAAAACATCAAAACTACACAATTATGTTGGCAAGATGCCACCAATTATAGGAATCTTTATCTACCAAACAAAAAGCTGTATTACAGACATGATTGATTAAATGCACATATCATTTACACTTTACAAAGCAACAGAAAGAAACTATATCAAAACAAGATGCAGAGCACTACCATATagcagaaaaaacaaaaataaaaatctcatacaAACACTATCTTCTTTAGAGAAAGTATAGAAGAAACAGAATACTAGAAACAgaataatcaaaacaaaaacgctaaaaaaaaaaacaatgtttaACAAAAAAGAGCAGATCTAGCAAAATAACAACATATACTTTATACCTGGCATTGATCATAGAACAAAACAGACCCAGAATTCAACTACGAGGCGTTATAATAACATGGGCCCAAAATTTGCCTGAAGTTTTTGCCTTAGTATGAGTTCATTACagattcactattttttttacttccttcaaaattttataagttataatCTGTTGGTATAAAGCAACAAAGACTTGCGTTAAGAAAACCAAAAGAATGAGTAAGAAAAACTACAATATTCGTtagtttaaaatgaaaaatgctaaattaattagctatatataatatctgTAATAGGTGATCCATAGATAAAAATGTTAACCAACAATAACaaaactcccccccccccctctcttacCATAACTGAAAACAAAGCCTTTTGCACTTTTATCTATTCAAGTAACTAATTAGCACACGGCTTGTGCCCAAGAACTTTTGGCCCTCAAATAGataatagaaatataaaattagagttcttctatttacaaatcagTGTTTAGAATTTACTATCTACATCTCTTGCatggtaagattttatttgtaaaactcAAATTT contains:
- the LOC122311689 gene encoding uncharacterized protein LOC122311689 encodes the protein MGKLLCDSTTVAETFQNSSPNRPWRDPKPSPASLDAIDAIDLVDQTTTTTTAWDDVHGLEDQLKRHLQGLHAKGVLWKRPEDELSSTSVVFRLSHGGEVSADGNCLFTASQKAMAGPGSAREVDARELRRRTASRFLEDCGSATTEEKEAIDEVIRHMYAPDLKNGWGIHVVQELKLLAKKPDRLALDSAIDELVQLGMQREVAAESIYKERCIPVNDGPNWAKYMSISGSSDDEYDIITLQYTEEGLLSVDENREGHAAAFGDDIAIECLATEFKREIYVVQAHGSDAMVEEENCVFFLPHRPRSQICEPPFFLFMKGTGWCGAGADHYEPLIAHPSSYVSPEKVAIVL